A genomic region of Trichothermofontia sichuanensis B231 contains the following coding sequences:
- a CDS encoding DNA-directed RNA polymerase subunit beta' encodes MTQANIIFRNRVIDKGQLRKLVAWAFTHYGTARTAQVADRLKDLGFRYATRAGVSISVDDLQVPDTKPQLIAEAEQVINQTNDRYERGEITEVERFQKAIDTWNETSEKLKDQVVENFRRRDPLNSVYMMAFSGARGNISQVRQLVGMRGLMADPQGEIIDLPIKTNFREGLTVTEYIISSYGARKGLVDTALRTADSGYLTRRLVDVSQDVIVREADCNTQRGIWLEDMRDGDRVQIALKDRLMGRVTANHPDGRVIHPETGEVLAEPNTVIDDDLAQIIGDAGVKRVLVRSPLTCDATRSVCQHCYGWSLAHAQMVDMGEAVGIIAAQSIGEPGTQLTMRTFHTGGVFTGEVARQIQAPFKGVVRYPSNVRLRPFRTRHGDDAFLTETNFELTLVSEGGRKQTFQVVQGSILMQPDGQEVETNQILAEVPIAGRATRKSTEKASKDVPTDLAGEVKFADIAPEEKRDRQGNITRYAQRGGLIWVLSGDVYNLLPGAEPTVKEGDVVKVGDTLAETKLTTEHGGIVRIPHEDGNKTVREVEIITASVLLDQARVRVEGSQGREHYVIETTTNQRFFLKTTPGTKVHSGEVVAELDDKSYHTETGGIIKYAGVEVARKGKAKQGYEVVKGGTLLWIPEEAHEVNKDISLLLVEDGQYVEAGTEVVKDIFCQNSGIVEVTQKNDILREIVIKPGELHMVDNPEDLIAKDGTLVQAGEEVLPGLVSAGLRYIESVETPEGPALLLRPVQEFSVPDTPSVPSQESASEAGRSIRLRAVQRLPYKDGERVKSVEGLELLRTQLVLEIDKNSGTDLGKEDHHLAADIELVDDETDPDVKRLQLVILESLVIRRDVVSDPTQAGTQTSILVQEGEQIAPGAVVARTAIQCREAGVVGGIREVAEAIRRILVVRDTDRVSIPTNGQTPLVNVGDLVVDRDPLTADILAEQSGQVVAVNANEIQIRLGRPYRVSPGAVLHIEDGSLVQRGDNLVLLIFERTKTGDIIQGLPRIEELLEARKPKEACILAKRPGVARVIYGEDESVEVQIEEDDGVVTPYLIGPGQNLMISDGDRVEAASPLTDGPANPNEILEILFQYHREREGLYQASLISLQKVQKFLVDEVQSVYQSQGIDISDKHIEVIVRQMTSKVRVEDGGDTTLLPQEYPELQEIEKINEAMSITGGAPAEYTPVLMGITKASLKTDSFVSAASFQETTRILTEAAIEGKSDWLRGLKENVIIGRLIPAGTGFNTYEETTSFEPDLGDSLAILDEDEDADDLKDVILVDDEVARSLNPEPPSSNKSNKPSTEFRSPFSFGGGGRKGERFSPILGDDDELVDDHNGYDLDEDEEEDDDDFDEEEE; translated from the coding sequence ATGACACAAGCAAATATCATTTTCCGCAACCGGGTGATTGACAAGGGACAGTTGCGTAAGCTGGTTGCCTGGGCGTTTACCCACTATGGCACGGCTCGGACGGCGCAGGTGGCCGATCGCCTGAAGGATTTGGGTTTCCGCTATGCAACGCGGGCGGGGGTGTCGATTAGTGTGGACGACCTCCAGGTACCGGATACGAAACCACAGTTGATTGCCGAAGCGGAGCAGGTGATTAACCAAACCAACGATCGCTATGAGCGCGGCGAAATCACCGAAGTTGAACGGTTCCAAAAGGCGATCGATACCTGGAATGAAACTAGTGAAAAGCTTAAGGACCAGGTAGTCGAGAATTTCCGCAGGCGTGACCCGCTGAACTCGGTCTATATGATGGCCTTTTCCGGGGCGCGGGGGAATATCTCCCAGGTGCGGCAGTTAGTGGGGATGCGCGGCCTGATGGCCGATCCCCAGGGGGAAATTATTGACCTGCCGATTAAAACTAATTTCCGCGAGGGGTTGACCGTCACCGAGTACATCATCTCTTCCTACGGTGCCCGTAAGGGTCTAGTTGATACGGCACTGCGGACGGCGGACTCTGGTTACCTGACCCGACGCCTGGTGGATGTGTCCCAGGATGTGATCGTTCGTGAAGCGGATTGCAATACCCAACGGGGAATCTGGCTGGAGGATATGCGCGACGGCGATCGCGTCCAGATTGCGCTTAAGGATCGGCTGATGGGGCGGGTGACGGCGAATCATCCCGATGGCCGGGTGATCCACCCCGAAACGGGTGAAGTTCTAGCCGAACCCAATACGGTGATTGACGACGATCTGGCTCAGATCATTGGGGATGCTGGGGTAAAACGGGTGCTGGTGCGATCGCCCCTGACCTGTGATGCCACACGCTCAGTATGCCAGCATTGCTATGGCTGGAGTTTGGCCCACGCCCAGATGGTGGATATGGGCGAAGCGGTTGGGATTATTGCTGCCCAGTCGATCGGGGAACCCGGCACCCAGTTGACCATGCGCACCTTCCATACCGGTGGGGTTTTCACGGGGGAAGTGGCTCGCCAGATTCAAGCTCCCTTCAAAGGGGTTGTGCGCTATCCCAGTAACGTGCGGTTGCGTCCCTTCCGCACCCGGCATGGGGATGATGCCTTCCTGACGGAAACTAACTTTGAACTGACCTTGGTCTCGGAAGGGGGGCGCAAGCAAACCTTCCAGGTGGTCCAGGGGTCGATCCTGATGCAGCCAGATGGCCAGGAAGTTGAGACCAATCAGATTTTGGCAGAAGTACCGATCGCCGGACGGGCCACGCGCAAGTCCACGGAAAAAGCCAGTAAAGACGTGCCCACTGATCTGGCGGGGGAAGTGAAATTTGCCGATATTGCACCGGAGGAAAAGCGCGATCGTCAGGGGAACATTACCCGCTATGCCCAGCGTGGCGGCCTGATTTGGGTCCTGTCTGGAGATGTCTACAACCTGCTACCGGGAGCCGAACCTACGGTCAAGGAAGGGGATGTGGTGAAGGTCGGCGATACCCTGGCTGAAACCAAACTGACCACTGAACACGGCGGCATCGTGCGCATTCCCCACGAAGACGGCAACAAAACTGTTCGGGAAGTCGAAATTATCACCGCCTCGGTGCTGCTGGATCAGGCACGGGTGCGCGTGGAAGGTTCCCAAGGCCGCGAACATTACGTGATCGAAACTACTACCAACCAGCGCTTCTTCCTGAAGACCACGCCAGGGACCAAAGTCCACAGTGGGGAAGTCGTGGCTGAACTGGATGACAAGTCCTATCACACCGAAACGGGCGGCATCATCAAGTACGCTGGGGTTGAAGTTGCCAGGAAGGGCAAGGCCAAGCAGGGTTACGAAGTGGTCAAGGGCGGCACGCTGCTGTGGATTCCGGAAGAGGCCCACGAGGTTAACAAGGACATTTCGCTGCTCCTGGTGGAAGATGGTCAGTATGTCGAAGCCGGAACCGAAGTCGTCAAGGATATTTTCTGCCAGAACAGTGGCATCGTCGAGGTCACCCAGAAGAACGACATCCTGCGAGAGATCGTGATCAAGCCCGGTGAACTCCACATGGTGGATAATCCGGAGGACCTGATTGCTAAGGATGGCACCTTGGTCCAGGCTGGGGAAGAGGTGCTACCAGGGTTAGTCTCGGCAGGCCTGCGCTATATCGAATCGGTGGAAACGCCGGAGGGACCTGCCCTGTTGCTGCGCCCCGTGCAGGAGTTCAGTGTTCCTGATACGCCCTCAGTTCCCAGCCAGGAATCGGCGAGTGAAGCCGGTCGGTCGATTCGGCTACGGGCTGTCCAGCGTTTGCCCTATAAGGATGGGGAACGGGTCAAGTCAGTGGAAGGGCTGGAACTGTTGCGCACTCAGTTAGTCCTGGAAATTGATAAGAACTCAGGTACCGATCTGGGCAAGGAAGATCATCACTTAGCTGCTGATATTGAGCTGGTGGATGACGAGACCGATCCGGACGTCAAGCGTCTGCAACTGGTGATTTTGGAATCCCTGGTCATTCGTCGGGATGTGGTGAGTGACCCCACCCAGGCGGGTACCCAGACCAGTATTCTGGTGCAAGAGGGCGAACAGATTGCTCCCGGTGCTGTCGTGGCCCGAACAGCGATCCAATGTCGGGAAGCCGGGGTTGTTGGGGGGATTCGCGAGGTGGCCGAAGCGATTCGCCGCATCCTGGTGGTGCGGGATACCGATCGCGTGAGTATTCCCACCAACGGCCAGACCCCACTGGTGAATGTGGGCGATCTGGTTGTCGATCGCGATCCTCTGACTGCTGACATCCTGGCTGAGCAGTCGGGGCAAGTGGTTGCCGTCAATGCCAACGAGATCCAGATTCGCCTCGGTCGGCCCTACCGGGTTTCACCCGGTGCCGTGTTACACATTGAAGATGGCAGTTTAGTCCAACGGGGCGATAACCTGGTGTTGCTGATCTTTGAACGGACTAAAACTGGGGACATCATCCAGGGGCTGCCGCGGATTGAGGAACTGTTAGAAGCTCGCAAACCGAAGGAAGCGTGTATCTTAGCCAAACGTCCGGGGGTCGCACGGGTGATCTACGGGGAAGATGAATCGGTCGAAGTGCAGATCGAGGAAGACGACGGTGTGGTTACACCCTACCTGATCGGACCGGGGCAAAACCTGATGATTTCCGACGGCGATCGGGTTGAGGCGGCCAGCCCCCTGACGGATGGTCCTGCTAACCCCAACGAGATTTTGGAGATCCTCTTCCAGTACCACCGCGAACGGGAGGGGCTTTACCAAGCCTCGTTAATCAGTTTGCAAAAGGTCCAGAAGTTCCTAGTGGATGAAGTCCAGTCGGTTTACCAGTCCCAGGGGATTGATATTTCCGACAAGCACATTGAGGTGATTGTGCGCCAGATGACTTCCAAGGTCCGGGTGGAAGACGGTGGGGACACTACCCTCTTGCCTCAGGAGTATCCAGAACTGCAAGAGATCGAAAAGATCAACGAAGCGATGTCGATCACGGGCGGTGCCCCAGCGGAATATACCCCGGTGCTGATGGGAATTACTAAGGCTTCCCTGAAGACCGATAGCTTTGTCTCGGCAGCCAGTTTCCAGGAAACGACCCGGATTCTCACCGAAGCCGCGATCGAAGGTAAATCCGATTGGCTGCGCGGTCTCAAGGAAAATGTCATTATTGGCCGCTTGATCCCAGCGGGGACAGGGTTCAACACCTACGAAGAAACCACCAGCTTCGAGCCTGATCTGGGTGATAGTCTGGCCATTCTCGATGAGGATGAAGATGCCGATGATCTCAAGGATGTCATCCTGGTAGATGATGAGGTGGCGCGATCGCTCAATCCCGAACCGCCGTCGTCTAATAAATCTAATAAACCCAGTACTGAATTTCGATCGCCCTTTAGTTTTGGTGGCGGGGGTCGCAAAGGCGAGAGATTTTCCCCGATCCTTGGCGATGATGATGAACTAGTGGATGACCACAATGGCTACGACCTCGATGAGGACGAGGAGGAAGACGACGATGATTTCGATGAGGAGGAGGAGTAA
- a CDS encoding DNA-directed RNA polymerase subunit gamma, protein MPKLEQRFDYVKIGLASPERIRKWGERTLPNGQVVGEVTKPETINYRTLKPEMDGLFCERIFGPAKDWECHCGKYKRVRHRGIVCERCGVEVTESRVRRHRMGYIQLAAPVAHVWYLKGIPSYMSILLDMPLREVEQIVYFNAYVVLNPGNAKEVGFDLEEKKLLTEEQWHEIEDEIYREDTRLEDEIYREDTRLEGVEVGIGAEALQQLLDRIDLEAEAEQLREEIANSKGQKRAKLIKRLRVIDNFIATGAKPSWMILQVIPVIPPDLRPMVQLDGGRFATSDLNDLYRRVINRNNRLARLQEILAPEIIVRNEKRMLQEAVDALIDNGRRGRTVVGANNRPLKSLSDIIEGKQGRFRQNLLGKRVDYSGRSVIVVGPNLKIHQCGLPREMAIELFQPFVIHRLIRQGLVNNIKAAKKLIQRGDPSVWEVLEEVIDGHPVLLNRAPTLHRLGIQAFEPILVEGRAIQLHPLVCPAFNADFDGDQMAVHVPLSLEAQAEARLLMLASNNIMSPATGRPIITPSQDMVLGCYYLTAENPKAQRDQDYYFASMDDVILAFEQEKIALHQYIWMRFDGEVEDDEPTGEPEVEPMADGGAIKLYKGQKTGKPLRRVREDADGTVISQYIRTTPGRVIYNKTILEALVG, encoded by the coding sequence ATGCCCAAACTTGAACAGCGATTTGATTACGTCAAAATTGGCCTTGCCTCGCCGGAGCGCATTCGTAAGTGGGGGGAACGGACCCTCCCCAACGGTCAGGTAGTAGGCGAGGTTACCAAGCCAGAAACCATTAATTACCGGACGCTCAAGCCGGAAATGGATGGTCTGTTCTGTGAGCGCATTTTTGGCCCGGCTAAGGACTGGGAGTGCCATTGCGGTAAGTATAAGCGGGTCCGCCACCGGGGTATTGTCTGCGAACGGTGCGGTGTAGAAGTGACGGAATCGCGGGTCCGCCGCCACCGAATGGGCTATATCCAATTGGCTGCCCCTGTTGCCCATGTCTGGTACCTCAAGGGCATTCCCAGCTATATGTCGATCCTGCTGGATATGCCCCTGCGGGAGGTTGAGCAAATTGTCTATTTCAATGCCTATGTGGTCCTTAACCCAGGTAATGCCAAGGAGGTGGGCTTTGACCTGGAAGAGAAAAAGCTGCTGACGGAAGAGCAGTGGCATGAAATTGAGGATGAGATCTATCGCGAAGACACCCGTTTAGAGGATGAGATCTATCGCGAAGATACCCGCTTAGAAGGGGTGGAAGTGGGTATTGGGGCTGAGGCCCTGCAACAATTGCTCGATCGCATCGATTTGGAAGCCGAAGCGGAACAACTGCGGGAGGAAATTGCCAACTCGAAGGGCCAAAAGCGGGCCAAGTTGATCAAGCGCCTGCGGGTGATTGATAACTTTATCGCCACGGGAGCGAAACCCAGTTGGATGATTTTGCAAGTGATTCCCGTGATTCCGCCGGACCTGCGCCCAATGGTGCAACTGGATGGGGGCCGCTTTGCCACCTCGGATTTGAATGACCTCTACCGCCGGGTGATCAACCGCAATAACCGCCTCGCTCGGCTCCAGGAAATTCTGGCTCCGGAAATTATTGTCCGTAACGAAAAGCGGATGCTCCAGGAAGCTGTTGATGCCCTGATCGATAATGGGCGACGGGGGCGTACCGTCGTGGGGGCCAATAATCGTCCGCTTAAATCCCTGTCGGACATTATTGAAGGGAAACAGGGTCGCTTCCGCCAAAACCTGCTGGGGAAACGGGTGGACTACTCCGGTCGTTCCGTGATCGTGGTCGGTCCTAACCTGAAAATCCACCAGTGTGGTCTGCCCCGGGAAATGGCGATCGAACTGTTCCAACCCTTTGTGATCCACCGCCTAATCCGCCAAGGTTTGGTTAACAACATCAAAGCGGCTAAGAAGCTGATCCAGCGCGGCGATCCCAGCGTGTGGGAAGTCCTCGAAGAAGTGATTGACGGCCACCCCGTCCTTTTGAACCGGGCACCAACCCTACACCGTTTAGGGATTCAAGCCTTTGAACCGATTCTGGTGGAAGGGCGTGCGATTCAACTCCATCCCCTCGTCTGTCCTGCCTTCAACGCCGACTTTGACGGGGACCAGATGGCTGTCCACGTGCCCCTTTCCCTGGAAGCCCAGGCAGAAGCCCGGCTCCTGATGCTGGCCTCCAACAACATCATGTCCCCGGCCACTGGACGACCGATTATTACCCCTAGCCAAGATATGGTGTTGGGCTGCTACTACCTGACAGCAGAAAATCCCAAAGCCCAGCGGGATCAGGACTACTACTTTGCCAGCATGGATGACGTGATTCTGGCCTTTGAGCAGGAAAAAATTGCTCTGCACCAATACATTTGGATGCGCTTCGATGGCGAAGTCGAAGATGACGAACCCACCGGTGAACCAGAGGTTGAACCGATGGCTGACGGGGGTGCGATCAAGCTGTATAAAGGCCAAAAAACGGGCAAACCCCTGCGGCGGGTGCGCGAAGATGCGGACGGTACGGTTATTTCCCAATACATTCGCACGACACCGGGACGGGTGATTTACAACAAGACGATTCTGGAAGCGTTGGTTGGGTAG
- the rpoB gene encoding DNA-directed RNA polymerase subunit beta, producing MANETTVTPTVSTFSLPDLVEIQRASFRWFLEEGLIEELESFSPITDYTGKLELHFLGKDYKLKRPKYDVDEAKRRDGTYAVQMYVPTRLINRDTGEIKEQEVFVGDLPLMTDRGTFIINGAERVIVNQIVRSPGVYYKCETDKNGRRTYNASLIPNRGAWLKFETDKNDLVWVRIDKTRKLSAQVLLKALGISDNEILDALRHPEYFQKTIEKEGQYSEEEALMELYRKLRPGEPPTVAGGQQLLETRFFDPKRYDLGRVGRYKINKKLRLPIPETVRVLTPQDILAAIDYLVNLELDISGFEIDDIDHLGNRRVRSVGELLQNQVRVGLNRLERIIRERMTVSDAETLTPASLVNPKPLVAAIKEFFGSSQLSQFMDQTNPLAELTHKRRLSALGPGGLTRERAGFAVRDIHPSHYGRICPIETPEGPNAGLIGSLATHARVNAYGFIETPFYRVENGRVLKNEAPIYMTADEEDDFRIAPGDIPVDADGWILGDLVPIRYRQEFSTTSPDQVDYVQVSPVQIVSVATSMIPFLEHDDANRALMGSNMQRQAVPLLKPERPLVGTGLEAQAARDSGMVVLSRVTGEVVFVDATVIRVQDQAGNVYEHPLQKYQRSNQDTCLNHRPIVFVGDKVVAGQVIADGSATEGGELALGQNILVAYMPWEGYNYEDAILISERLVYEDVYTSIHIEKFEIEARQTKLGPEEITREIPNVGEDALRHLDENGIIRIGAWVEQGDILVGKVTPKGESDQPPEEKLLRAIFGEKARDVRDNSLRVPNGEKGRVVDVRLFTREQGDELPPGANMVVRVYVAQKRKIQVGDKMAGRHGNKGIISRILPIEDMPYLPDGTPVDIVLNPLGVPSRMNVGQIYECLLAWAADNLNVRFKIVPFDEMHGKETSRATVHSKLQEAREAKQQDWLFNPDDPGKIQVYDGRTGEPFDRPVTIGKAYMLKLVHLVDDKIHARSTGPYSLVTQQPLGGKAQQGGQRFGEMEVWALEAFGAAYTLQELLTVKSDDMQGRNEALNAIVKGKPIPRPGTPESFKVLMRELQSLCLDIAVHKVDTLPDGTSRDYEVDLMADVSGRRAPSRPTYESISRDDMDDD from the coding sequence ATGGCTAACGAGACCACCGTAACACCGACCGTATCCACCTTCAGCCTACCGGACTTAGTCGAGATTCAACGGGCTAGTTTCCGCTGGTTCCTGGAAGAGGGCCTGATTGAGGAATTAGAAAGTTTCTCTCCCATTACCGATTATACGGGGAAGCTGGAACTCCACTTTCTCGGCAAGGACTACAAGCTCAAACGTCCCAAGTATGATGTCGATGAGGCGAAGCGGCGGGATGGCACCTATGCTGTCCAGATGTATGTACCCACGCGCTTGATCAACCGGGATACGGGGGAAATCAAGGAACAAGAGGTGTTTGTCGGTGATCTGCCCCTAATGACCGATCGCGGCACCTTCATCATTAACGGCGCCGAACGGGTGATCGTCAACCAGATTGTCCGGAGTCCGGGGGTTTATTACAAGTGTGAGACGGACAAGAATGGTCGCCGTACCTACAATGCCAGCCTGATTCCCAACCGGGGGGCTTGGTTGAAGTTTGAGACGGACAAAAACGATCTGGTCTGGGTGCGGATTGACAAAACCCGCAAGCTCTCGGCCCAGGTGTTGCTCAAGGCCCTGGGGATCAGTGATAACGAGATTCTCGACGCCCTGCGCCACCCCGAATATTTCCAGAAAACGATTGAAAAGGAAGGCCAGTACAGCGAAGAAGAAGCGCTGATGGAGTTGTACCGTAAGCTACGACCGGGCGAACCGCCAACGGTGGCTGGGGGCCAACAACTACTGGAAACGCGTTTTTTTGACCCGAAACGCTACGACCTGGGTCGGGTCGGTCGCTACAAGATCAACAAGAAACTGCGGCTGCCCATTCCCGAAACCGTGCGCGTCCTGACGCCCCAGGATATTCTGGCGGCGATCGATTACCTGGTGAACCTGGAGTTGGACATCAGTGGTTTTGAGATTGACGATATTGATCACCTGGGGAATCGCCGGGTCCGTTCCGTTGGTGAGTTGCTCCAGAACCAGGTGCGCGTTGGTCTCAATCGTCTGGAGCGGATTATCCGGGAGCGCATGACCGTCTCCGATGCCGAAACCTTGACCCCGGCCTCTCTGGTCAACCCCAAACCTCTGGTGGCGGCGATCAAAGAGTTCTTCGGGTCCTCCCAGTTATCCCAGTTCATGGATCAGACCAATCCCCTGGCGGAACTCACCCACAAACGCCGTCTGAGTGCCCTGGGTCCGGGCGGGTTAACACGGGAGCGGGCCGGGTTCGCCGTGCGGGATATTCACCCCAGCCACTATGGCCGCATCTGCCCGATCGAAACGCCGGAAGGTCCTAATGCCGGGTTGATTGGTTCCCTAGCCACCCATGCGCGGGTGAATGCCTACGGTTTTATTGAGACGCCCTTTTATCGTGTGGAGAACGGTCGGGTCTTGAAGAACGAGGCCCCCATCTACATGACCGCCGACGAAGAGGACGACTTCCGCATTGCCCCAGGGGACATTCCCGTTGATGCCGATGGCTGGATTCTGGGTGACTTGGTGCCGATTCGCTACCGTCAGGAATTCAGTACCACCTCTCCCGACCAGGTGGACTACGTGCAGGTATCCCCGGTACAGATCGTCTCGGTGGCCACCTCCATGATTCCCTTCCTGGAGCACGACGATGCGAACCGTGCCCTGATGGGGTCAAATATGCAACGGCAGGCGGTGCCCCTGCTCAAGCCAGAGCGTCCCCTGGTGGGAACTGGGTTGGAAGCCCAGGCCGCACGGGACTCTGGGATGGTAGTGCTGTCCCGCGTGACCGGCGAGGTGGTGTTTGTAGATGCCACCGTGATCCGGGTGCAGGACCAGGCTGGGAATGTGTACGAGCATCCCCTGCAAAAGTATCAGCGATCGAACCAGGATACCTGTCTCAACCATCGTCCGATCGTCTTTGTGGGCGATAAGGTCGTTGCCGGTCAGGTCATTGCCGACGGGTCAGCCACCGAAGGGGGTGAACTGGCCCTGGGTCAGAACATTCTCGTCGCCTATATGCCCTGGGAAGGCTACAACTACGAAGACGCCATCCTGATCAGTGAGCGTCTGGTTTACGAGGATGTCTATACCTCTATCCATATTGAGAAATTTGAGATCGAGGCCCGTCAGACCAAACTTGGCCCGGAAGAAATTACCCGTGAAATTCCCAACGTTGGGGAAGATGCCCTGCGGCATCTGGATGAAAACGGCATTATTCGCATTGGGGCCTGGGTGGAACAGGGCGATATCCTCGTCGGCAAGGTGACCCCCAAGGGGGAATCGGATCAACCGCCGGAGGAAAAACTGCTACGGGCGATCTTCGGGGAAAAGGCGCGGGATGTTCGGGATAACTCCCTACGGGTTCCCAACGGTGAGAAGGGCCGCGTCGTCGATGTACGCCTGTTTACCCGTGAACAGGGGGATGAACTGCCCCCCGGCGCGAACATGGTGGTCCGGGTCTATGTCGCCCAAAAACGTAAGATCCAGGTGGGCGACAAGATGGCCGGTCGTCACGGCAACAAGGGCATCATTTCCCGAATTTTGCCAATCGAAGATATGCCCTACCTGCCCGACGGCACCCCCGTTGATATCGTCCTCAATCCCCTAGGGGTGCCCTCGCGGATGAACGTGGGGCAAATTTACGAGTGTCTGCTGGCTTGGGCCGCAGACAATCTCAACGTGCGGTTTAAGATTGTGCCCTTCGACGAAATGCACGGTAAGGAAACCTCACGGGCAACGGTCCACAGCAAGCTGCAAGAGGCACGGGAGGCCAAGCAGCAAGACTGGCTCTTCAATCCCGATGATCCGGGCAAGATCCAGGTTTACGACGGTCGCACTGGCGAACCCTTCGATCGCCCTGTCACGATCGGCAAAGCCTATATGCTCAAGCTCGTCCACCTAGTTGATGATAAGATCCACGCCCGCTCGACCGGTCCCTACTCCCTGGTCACCCAGCAACCCCTAGGTGGCAAGGCGCAACAGGGCGGTCAGCGATTTGGCGAAATGGAAGTGTGGGCCTTGGAAGCCTTTGGGGCTGCCTACACCTTGCAGGAATTGCTCACAGTCAAGTCCGACGATATGCAAGGCCGCAATGAAGCCCTGAATGCGATCGTCAAGGGCAAACCCATCCCCCGCCCTGGCACTCCCGAATCCTTCAAGGTGCTGATGCGCGAACTCCAGTCCCTCTGTTTAGACATTGCCGTCCACAAGGTCGATACCCTTCCCGACGGTACCAGCCGCGACTACGAAGTAGACCTGATGGCCGATGTCAGCGGACGCCGTGCCCCCTCGCGGCCTACCTATGAATCGATTTCGCGTGATGACATGGATGATGATTAG
- a CDS encoding TatD family hydrolase, translating into MDIPLIDTHVHLNFDQFQPDLAAIRQRWQAAGVVHLVHSCVEPGEFPTLQALADRWPELSLAVGLHPLDADRWHPAMATEITQLAQGDRRVVAIGETGLDFYKADNREQQYQVFTAQLQIAQALGLPVIIHCRDAAAEMAEHLRRHWQAAEPVRGVMHCWSGTPAETEWFLELGFYISFSGVVTFKNAAAVQAAAQMVPSDRLLVETDCPFLAPVPYRGKRNEPAFVREVALKVAELRGIDLADLALQTSRNACHLFNLPVELPAAAPPLPAIATS; encoded by the coding sequence ATGGACATCCCACTGATTGATACGCACGTTCACCTCAACTTCGACCAGTTCCAGCCCGATCTGGCGGCCATCCGGCAGCGCTGGCAGGCGGCGGGTGTGGTACATTTAGTACATTCGTGCGTTGAACCAGGGGAGTTTCCGACCCTGCAAGCCTTGGCCGATCGCTGGCCGGAGCTCAGTCTGGCGGTGGGCCTCCATCCCCTGGATGCTGATCGCTGGCACCCGGCAATGGCAACAGAGATTACCCAATTGGCCCAGGGCGATCGGCGGGTGGTGGCGATCGGGGAAACCGGTCTGGACTTTTACAAGGCCGACAACCGGGAGCAACAATACCAGGTGTTTACCGCCCAATTGCAGATTGCCCAGGCCCTGGGGTTGCCGGTCATTATCCACTGTCGGGATGCGGCGGCTGAGATGGCCGAGCACCTCCGTCGCCATTGGCAGGCAGCAGAGCCAGTCCGAGGGGTGATGCACTGCTGGAGCGGCACCCCAGCGGAAACCGAGTGGTTCCTCGAATTGGGGTTTTACATTAGCTTTAGCGGCGTGGTCACCTTCAAAAATGCGGCGGCGGTCCAAGCAGCAGCCCAGATGGTACCGAGCGATCGCCTGCTGGTTGAAACCGACTGTCCCTTTCTGGCTCCCGTGCCCTACCGGGGTAAGCGCAATGAACCCGCCTTCGTCCGGGAGGTGGCACTCAAGGTTGCCGAGTTGCGGGGGATAGACCTGGCCGATCTGGCCCTCCAGACCAGTCGCAATGCCTGCCACCTGTTTAACCTACCCGTCGAACTACCGGCAGCAGCACCCCCACTTCCCGCGATCGCCACATCCTAG
- the rpsT gene encoding 30S ribosomal protein S20: MANTKSAIKRIKINERNRLRNKAYKSSVKTLMKKCIMAANEQTRHPSPEAAALTQERLSEAYSRIDKAVKRGVLHPNNGARKKARLARIVKQAAQAAAATAE; the protein is encoded by the coding sequence GTGGCTAATACCAAGTCAGCAATCAAACGGATTAAAATCAACGAACGCAATCGCCTGCGCAACAAGGCGTATAAGTCTTCAGTGAAGACGTTGATGAAAAAGTGTATTATGGCGGCCAACGAGCAGACACGGCATCCTTCGCCAGAAGCAGCAGCTTTGACCCAGGAGCGGTTATCAGAAGCCTATAGTCGCATCGACAAGGCCGTTAAGCGGGGAGTGCTCCATCCCAACAATGGTGCCCGTAAGAAGGCGCGGTTAGCCCGCATCGTCAAGCAAGCCGCACAGGCTGCCGCTGCCACCGCAGAATAG